Proteins encoded together in one Streptomyces sp. NA04227 window:
- a CDS encoding NAD(P)H-hydrate dehydratase produces the protein MRSAYGVETVRAAERALMARLPEGTLMQRAAAGLAAASAELLGRVYGARVVLLVGSGDNGGDALYAGARLARRGASVAAVLLNPDRVHRGGLASLRAAGGRVSADPRADLAGAALVMDGITGIGGRGGLRPEAAELARAARESGAALVAVDLPSGVDADTGEVPGEAVRADATVTFGTYKPGLLVDPGREYAGAVRLVEIGLELPPQEAVLCAPQYADIARLLPRPVAESDKYRRGVVGVVAGSARYPGAAVLAVAGALHGGAGAVRYVGPAADAVIARFPETLVSAGPPEKAGRVQSWVVGPGIGENPEAVAEVLRAEVPVLVDADGLRFAGEATLRARRAPTVLTPHAGEAAALLGTSRDEVESARLTAVRELAARYGATALLKGSTTLVAAPGGGPVRVNPTGTPWLATAGSGDVLSGLTGSLLAAGLDGPDAAMSGAYLHGLAGRFAARGGPARAFEVAEALAEAWRDVRDG, from the coding sequence ATGCGCAGCGCGTACGGGGTGGAGACGGTGCGGGCCGCCGAGCGGGCGCTGATGGCGCGGCTGCCCGAGGGCACGCTCATGCAACGGGCGGCGGCCGGACTCGCCGCCGCCTCGGCCGAGTTGCTCGGCCGGGTCTACGGGGCCCGGGTGGTGCTCCTGGTCGGCAGCGGCGACAACGGCGGCGACGCGCTGTACGCGGGCGCCCGGCTGGCGCGGCGCGGCGCCTCGGTGGCCGCCGTGCTGCTGAACCCGGACCGGGTGCACCGAGGCGGCCTGGCCTCGCTGCGCGCGGCGGGCGGCCGGGTCTCGGCCGACCCACGGGCGGACCTGGCGGGCGCCGCGCTCGTCATGGACGGCATCACGGGCATCGGCGGCCGTGGCGGGCTGCGGCCCGAGGCGGCCGAACTCGCCCGCGCGGCACGGGAGTCGGGCGCCGCGCTCGTCGCCGTGGACCTGCCGAGCGGCGTCGACGCGGACACCGGCGAGGTGCCCGGCGAGGCGGTGCGCGCGGACGCGACGGTGACCTTCGGTACGTACAAGCCGGGGCTGCTCGTCGACCCCGGCAGGGAGTACGCGGGCGCCGTGCGCCTGGTCGAGATCGGGCTCGAACTGCCGCCGCAGGAGGCGGTGCTGTGCGCGCCGCAGTACGCGGACATCGCGCGGCTGCTGCCGAGGCCCGTGGCCGAGAGCGACAAGTACCGGCGTGGTGTGGTCGGTGTGGTGGCAGGCTCGGCGCGCTATCCCGGGGCGGCGGTGCTCGCGGTCGCGGGCGCGCTGCACGGCGGCGCGGGCGCGGTGCGCTATGTCGGCCCGGCCGCCGACGCGGTGATCGCCCGGTTCCCCGAGACGCTGGTCAGTGCCGGGCCGCCGGAGAAGGCGGGGCGGGTGCAGTCCTGGGTGGTCGGGCCCGGCATCGGCGAGAACCCTGAGGCCGTGGCGGAGGTGCTGCGCGCCGAGGTGCCGGTGCTCGTGGACGCGGACGGGCTGCGGTTCGCCGGGGAGGCGACGCTGCGCGCCCGCCGCGCGCCGACCGTTCTCACCCCGCACGCCGGGGAGGCGGCGGCGCTGCTCGGCACGTCCCGCGACGAGGTGGAGTCGGCACGCCTCACGGCGGTGCGCGAACTCGCCGCGCGGTACGGGGCGACGGCCCTGCTCAAGGGTTCGACCACGCTGGTCGCGGCGCCCGGCGGCGGTCCGGTACGTGTCAATCCGACGGGCACCCCCTGGCTCGCGACGGCGGGCAGCGGCGACGTCCTGTCCGGCCTGACCGGCTCCCTGCTCGCCGCGGGCCTCGACGGTCCCGACGCCGCCATGTCCGGCGCCTACCTGCACGGCCTCGCGGGCCGCTTCGCCGCCCGGGGTGGCCCGGCCCGCGCCTTCGAGGTGGCCGAGGCGCTGGCGGAGGCGTGGCGGGATGTCCGGGACGGGTGA
- the alr gene encoding alanine racemase → MTETAPLRARAEIDLAALRSNVRGLRERAPGAAFMAVVKADGYGHGMLASARAALQAGASWIGTATPQEALALRAAGIGEDRARIMCWLWTPGGPWREGIEAGLDMSVSGRWALDEVTAAARLAGRTARIQLKADTGLGRNGCQPADWPDLVAAARAAEAEGLVAITGLWSHFACADEPGHPSIAAQLDLFRALVAHAERDGVRPEVRHLANSPATLTLPEAHFDLVRPGIAMYGISPSRETGTPADFGLRPVMTLSASLALVKQVPGGHGVSYGHHYVTPGETTLGLVPLGYGDGIPRHASGTGPVLVGGKLRTVAGRVAMDQFVVDLGGDTPEAGAEAVLFGPGDRGEPTAEDWAQAAGTIAYEIVTRISARVPRVYVNELP, encoded by the coding sequence ATGACTGAAACTGCTCCCCTGCGCGCCCGCGCCGAGATCGACCTGGCCGCCCTGCGCTCCAATGTGCGCGGCCTGCGCGAGCGGGCGCCCGGCGCCGCCTTCATGGCCGTGGTCAAGGCCGACGGCTACGGCCACGGCATGCTGGCCAGCGCGCGTGCCGCGCTCCAGGCCGGGGCGAGCTGGATCGGCACCGCGACCCCGCAGGAGGCACTGGCCCTGCGCGCGGCCGGCATCGGCGAGGACCGGGCACGGATCATGTGCTGGCTGTGGACGCCGGGCGGGCCGTGGCGCGAGGGCATCGAGGCCGGTCTCGACATGTCGGTGAGCGGCCGGTGGGCCCTGGACGAGGTGACGGCCGCGGCCCGGCTCGCGGGCCGCACCGCCCGTATCCAGCTCAAGGCCGACACCGGTCTCGGCCGCAACGGCTGCCAGCCCGCCGACTGGCCGGATCTGGTCGCCGCCGCCCGGGCCGCCGAGGCCGAGGGTCTGGTCGCCATCACCGGGCTCTGGTCCCACTTCGCCTGCGCCGACGAGCCCGGGCACCCGTCGATCGCCGCGCAGCTCGACCTCTTCCGCGCCCTGGTCGCGCACGCCGAGCGGGACGGCGTCCGCCCCGAGGTACGGCATCTCGCCAACTCCCCGGCGACCCTCACGCTGCCCGAGGCCCACTTCGACCTGGTCCGCCCCGGCATCGCGATGTACGGCATCTCCCCGAGCCGCGAGACCGGCACCCCCGCCGACTTCGGCCTGCGCCCCGTGATGACCCTGTCCGCCTCGCTCGCCCTGGTGAAGCAGGTGCCCGGCGGCCACGGGGTCAGCTACGGCCACCACTACGTCACCCCCGGCGAGACCACCCTCGGCCTGGTCCCGCTCGGCTACGGCGACGGCATCCCCCGGCACGCCTCGGGCACCGGCCCTGTCCTCGTCGGCGGCAAGCTGCGTACGGTCGCGGGCCGGGTGGCGATGGACCAGTTCGTGGTGGACCTCGGCGGCGACACCCCGGAGGCGGGGGCCGAGGCGGTCCTGTTCGGCCCCGGCGACCGGGGCGAGCCGACGGCCGAGGACTGGGCCCAGGCCGCGGGCACCATCGCGTACGAGATCGTCACCCGCATCAGCGCGCGGGTACCCCGGGTGTACGTGAACGAGCTGCCCTGA
- a CDS encoding alpha/beta fold hydrolase has translation MSGSSGGAAEAAASAGDVWRKVSFAGAAIGVVAAGAAAGVAVERLTVGRGMRKKARLALDATGSYGSLRGTPGTAIADDGTELHYEIEELGERGGARKDDSGESGGGRSRRSVFGRRRAPAVTVVFSHGYCLSQDSWHFQRAALRGAVRCVYWDQRSHGRSGRGIAQAESGEPVSIDRLGQDLKTVIEAAAPEGPLVLVGHSMGGMTVMALAAQYPELVRERVRAVALVGTSAGRLSEVSYGLPMAGVKAVRRVLPGVLRALGQRADLVERGRRATADLFAGLIKRYSFAAKDVDPAVARFAERLIESTPIDVVAEFYPAFAEHDKTAALARFTDLPVLVLSGEQDMITPSGHSEAIAALLPDAELVVVPEAGHLVMMEYPELVTDRLVELLVRAGAVRAGANVGDYGASSTGGSAEQGG, from the coding sequence GTGAGCGGGAGCAGCGGAGGGGCAGCGGAGGCGGCGGCCTCGGCCGGTGACGTCTGGCGCAAGGTCTCGTTCGCCGGGGCCGCGATCGGTGTGGTGGCCGCGGGCGCGGCGGCCGGGGTCGCCGTCGAGCGCCTGACCGTCGGACGCGGCATGCGCAAGAAGGCCCGGCTCGCCCTGGACGCGACCGGCTCGTACGGCTCACTGCGCGGCACCCCCGGCACCGCGATCGCCGACGACGGCACCGAGCTCCACTACGAGATCGAGGAGCTCGGCGAGCGGGGCGGGGCGAGGAAGGACGACTCCGGTGAGAGCGGTGGGGGCCGGTCGCGGCGGAGCGTGTTCGGGCGGCGGCGTGCCCCCGCCGTCACCGTGGTGTTCAGCCACGGCTACTGCCTGAGCCAGGACTCGTGGCACTTCCAGCGGGCGGCACTGCGCGGCGCAGTCCGCTGTGTGTACTGGGACCAGCGCAGCCACGGCCGCAGCGGGCGCGGCATCGCCCAGGCCGAGAGCGGCGAGCCGGTCTCCATCGACCGGCTCGGGCAGGACCTGAAGACGGTCATCGAGGCGGCGGCGCCCGAGGGGCCGCTGGTGCTCGTCGGGCACTCGATGGGCGGCATGACCGTGATGGCGCTCGCGGCGCAGTATCCGGAGCTGGTGCGCGAGCGGGTGCGGGCGGTCGCCCTCGTCGGTACGTCGGCGGGGCGGCTGAGCGAGGTCAGCTACGGCCTCCCGATGGCGGGGGTCAAGGCCGTCCGGCGCGTACTGCCCGGAGTGCTGCGGGCCCTCGGCCAGCGGGCCGACCTCGTCGAGCGGGGCCGCAGGGCGACGGCCGACCTGTTCGCGGGCCTCATCAAGCGGTACTCGTTCGCCGCCAAGGACGTGGACCCGGCGGTGGCCCGGTTCGCCGAGCGGCTGATCGAGTCCACCCCGATCGACGTGGTCGCCGAGTTCTACCCGGCCTTCGCCGAGCACGACAAGACGGCGGCGCTGGCCCGCTTCACCGACCTTCCGGTACTCGTCCTCTCCGGCGAGCAGGACATGATCACGCCCAGCGGGCACAGCGAGGCCATCGCCGCACTGCTGCCCGACGCCGAGCTGGTCGTCGTCCCGGAGGCGGGGCACCTGGTGATGATGGAGTACCCGGAGCTGGTCACGGACCGTCTCGTGGAGCTCCTGGTACGGGCCGGGGCGGTCCGGGCAGGCGCTAACGTGGGCGACTATGGAGCGAGCAGTACCGGCGGCAGCGCCGAACAGGGCGGCTGA
- the tsaE gene encoding tRNA (adenosine(37)-N6)-threonylcarbamoyltransferase complex ATPase subunit type 1 TsaE, which produces MERAVPAAAPNRAAENPGPAAADPAVRLAVASPEEMQELGRGLARLVRPGDLVMLSGELGAGKTTLTRGLGEGLGVRGAVTSPTFVIARVHPSLVDGPPLVHVDAYRLGGGLDEMEDLDLDVSLPDSVIVVEWGEGKVEELTENRLEITIDRTTGDLAPADGREHDETRGVTVRGLGRRWAGEDFAGLTGG; this is translated from the coding sequence ATGGAGCGAGCAGTACCGGCGGCAGCGCCGAACAGGGCGGCTGAGAACCCGGGCCCGGCGGCGGCGGATCCCGCGGTCCGTCTGGCCGTGGCCTCCCCCGAGGAGATGCAGGAACTGGGCCGGGGCCTGGCACGGCTGGTCCGGCCCGGCGATCTCGTGATGCTCAGCGGTGAACTCGGCGCGGGCAAGACGACGTTGACCCGCGGCCTCGGCGAGGGCCTCGGAGTCCGGGGCGCGGTCACCTCGCCCACCTTCGTCATCGCCCGCGTCCACCCCTCGCTGGTCGACGGGCCCCCGCTGGTGCACGTGGACGCGTACCGGCTCGGCGGCGGGCTCGACGAGATGGAGGACCTGGACCTCGACGTCTCGCTGCCCGACTCGGTGATCGTCGTCGAATGGGGCGAGGGCAAGGTGGAGGAACTCACCGAGAACCGCCTGGAGATCACCATCGACCGCACCACCGGCGACCTGGCCCCCGCCGACGGCCGCGAGCACGACGAGACCCGCGGGGTGACCGTCCGGGGCCTTGGCCGTCGCTGGGCGGGGGAGGACTTCGCCGGGCTGACGGGCGGCTGA
- the tsaB gene encoding tRNA (adenosine(37)-N6)-threonylcarbamoyltransferase complex dimerization subunit type 1 TsaB, which yields MLLLALDTATPAVTAALHDGTDVVAAHSQVDARRHGELLLPAVDRVLAEAGARLSDVTAVVAGVGPGPYTGLRVGLMTAETFGLALGVPVHGLCTLDGLAHESGLTGPFVVATDARRKEVYWARYETSGDAGNAGNTDGSAATVTRIGEPAVDRPAEIAAEVAGLPAVGAGALLYPDTFTDARGPEHVSAAALASLAAHRLAAGEELLPPRPLYLRRPDAQVPKNYKVVTPK from the coding sequence GTGCTTCTGCTCGCTCTCGATACCGCCACCCCCGCCGTCACGGCCGCCCTGCACGACGGAACCGATGTGGTCGCCGCTCACAGCCAGGTGGACGCCAGGCGCCACGGGGAACTCCTGCTCCCGGCCGTGGACCGGGTGCTCGCCGAGGCGGGGGCCCGGCTCTCCGACGTCACCGCCGTGGTGGCCGGGGTCGGCCCCGGCCCGTACACCGGACTGCGTGTCGGCCTGATGACCGCCGAGACCTTCGGCCTCGCCCTCGGCGTACCGGTCCACGGACTGTGCACGCTCGACGGCCTGGCCCACGAGTCCGGCCTCACCGGTCCCTTCGTGGTCGCCACCGACGCCCGCCGCAAAGAGGTCTACTGGGCGCGCTACGAGACCTCCGGGGACGCCGGGAACGCCGGGAACACCGACGGCTCCGCCGCCACCGTGACCCGTATCGGCGAACCCGCGGTCGACCGGCCCGCCGAGATCGCGGCCGAGGTCGCCGGGCTGCCCGCGGTCGGCGCGGGCGCGCTCCTCTACCCGGACACCTTCACCGATGCCCGCGGACCCGAGCACGTCTCGGCGGCGGCGCTCGCCTCGCTGGCCGCGCACCGGCTGGCCGCGGGCGAGGAACTGCTCCCGCCGAGGCCGCTGTACCTGCGCCGCCCCGACGCCCAGGTGCCCAAGAACTACAAGGTGGTCACGCCGAAGTGA
- a CDS encoding GNAT family N-acetyltransferase, which translates to MRWWDIEPVLALENALFPDDAWSRGMFWSELSHARGAGANRRYVVAEEVGQGEEAGEGEEAGEVREAGDTGGRLVGYAGFAASGGLGDVQTIAVDRTHWGTGLGARLLTDLLHCATAFDCTEVLLEVRVDNTRAQRLYERFGFEPIGFRRGYYQPGNVDALVMRRVMDPEHTPFAPPATAVPSSSPASRSSRSSSSTPAPAPGPQGTLHG; encoded by the coding sequence ATGCGCTGGTGGGACATCGAGCCCGTCCTCGCCCTGGAGAACGCGCTGTTCCCCGACGACGCCTGGTCGCGCGGGATGTTCTGGTCCGAGCTCTCGCACGCGCGCGGGGCCGGGGCCAACCGCCGTTACGTGGTCGCCGAGGAAGTCGGGCAGGGCGAGGAAGCCGGGGAAGGCGAGGAGGCCGGGGAAGTCAGGGAAGCCGGTGACACGGGCGGGCGGCTTGTCGGCTACGCGGGCTTCGCCGCCTCCGGCGGGCTCGGCGACGTACAGACCATCGCGGTCGACCGGACCCACTGGGGCACCGGCCTCGGCGCCCGGCTGCTCACCGATCTGCTGCACTGCGCGACGGCCTTCGACTGCACCGAGGTGCTCCTGGAGGTGCGCGTCGACAACACCCGCGCCCAGCGGCTCTACGAACGCTTCGGCTTCGAACCGATCGGCTTCCGCCGCGGCTACTACCAGCCCGGCAACGTCGACGCCCTGGTGATGCGCCGCGTCATGGACCCGGAGCACACCCCGTTCGCACCGCCCGCCACCGCCGTGCCCTCCTCGTCCCCCGCATCCCGCTCATCCCGCTCATCCTCCTCAACTCCCGCACCCGCACCCGGTCCTCAAGGAACGCTCCATGGCTGA
- the tsaD gene encoding tRNA (adenosine(37)-N6)-threonylcarbamoyltransferase complex transferase subunit TsaD, with protein MADSRDEPLVLGIETSCDETGVGIVRGTTLLADAVASSVDEHARFGGVVPEVASRAHLEAMVPTIDRALKEAGVAASDLDGIAVTAGPGLAGALLVGVSAAKAYAYALGKPLYGVNHLASHICVDQLEHGTLPEPTMALLVSGGHSSLLLSSDITSDVRPLGATIDDAAGEAFDKIARVLNLGFPGGPVIDRYAREGDPTAIAFPRGLTGPRDAPYDFSFSGLKTAVARWIEAKRAAGEEVPVRDVAASFQEAVVDVLTRKAVRACRDEGVDHLMIGGGVAANSRLRALAQERCEKYGIQLRVPRPKLCTDNGAMVAALGAEMVARNRSASDWDLSADSSLPVTDPHVPGNGNGNGGLESGDAGDHGHSHGHGHSHSHDHDHVHEMAKDNLYP; from the coding sequence ATGGCTGACTCACGCGACGAGCCCCTGGTTCTCGGCATCGAGACCTCCTGCGACGAGACCGGAGTCGGCATCGTCCGCGGGACCACGCTGCTCGCGGACGCCGTCGCCTCCAGCGTCGACGAGCACGCGCGCTTCGGCGGCGTGGTGCCCGAGGTCGCCTCCCGGGCCCACCTGGAGGCGATGGTCCCGACCATCGACCGCGCCCTGAAGGAGGCCGGTGTCGCCGCCAGCGACCTGGACGGCATCGCGGTCACGGCGGGGCCCGGTCTCGCGGGTGCGCTGCTTGTCGGGGTCTCGGCGGCGAAGGCGTACGCGTACGCGCTCGGCAAGCCGCTGTACGGCGTCAACCACCTCGCCTCGCACATCTGCGTGGACCAGCTGGAGCACGGCACCCTGCCCGAGCCGACCATGGCGCTGCTCGTCTCCGGCGGGCACTCCTCGCTGCTGCTGTCCAGCGACATCACCTCTGACGTACGGCCGCTCGGCGCCACCATCGACGACGCGGCGGGCGAGGCCTTCGACAAGATCGCCCGGGTCCTGAACCTCGGTTTCCCCGGCGGCCCGGTCATCGACCGGTACGCGCGCGAGGGCGACCCGACGGCGATCGCCTTCCCGCGCGGACTCACCGGGCCGCGCGACGCCCCGTACGACTTCTCCTTCTCCGGTCTGAAGACCGCCGTCGCCCGCTGGATCGAGGCGAAGCGGGCGGCCGGTGAGGAGGTGCCGGTGCGGGACGTGGCCGCCTCCTTCCAGGAGGCCGTGGTGGACGTGCTGACCCGCAAGGCCGTACGTGCCTGCCGGGACGAGGGCGTGGACCACCTGATGATCGGCGGCGGGGTGGCCGCCAACTCCCGGCTGCGCGCGCTCGCCCAGGAGCGCTGCGAGAAGTACGGCATCCAACTGCGGGTGCCCAGGCCCAAGTTGTGCACCGACAACGGCGCCATGGTCGCCGCGCTCGGAGCCGAGATGGTCGCCCGCAACCGGTCCGCCTCCGACTGGGACCTGTCCGCCGACTCCTCGCTGCCGGTCACGGACCCGCATGTGCCGGGCAACGGCAACGGCAACGGCGGCCTGGAGTCCGGGGACGCGGGCGACCACGGGCACTCCCACGGTCACGGCCACTCGCACTCGCACGACCACGATCACGTGCACGAGATGGCGAAGGACAACCTCTACCCGTGA
- a CDS encoding alpha/beta fold hydrolase, with translation MSPGRDEPLNGIRHEVLGDAQLTLPPGDPVAVIVLTPAMGVPATYYARFGAQLARHGLAVVVNELRGQGASRPRSGRRTRHGYQQLVAHDVPALVAATRAHFGPELPLYLLGHSLGGQISLLYAARAHAKAPVNGLVLVASGTAHFRAFPKVQRAGVLAFSQIAAAFSQLWGYWPGHRLGFGGRQPAPLMRDWARLARTGRFRPDGADVDYEALLRETRLPVLAVSVSGDTQYSPRSAVDGLVGKLPEGVATRLHWRPSDGSRPGHLRWPRAAAELADRIAEWTADLRAVRPRPGTGTGAGAGAGTGTGTEGQGTGSGTESGSGSEGSRALDG, from the coding sequence GTGAGTCCAGGAAGGGACGAGCCGTTGAACGGCATTCGGCACGAGGTTCTCGGCGACGCCCAGCTCACGCTGCCGCCGGGCGATCCGGTCGCGGTGATCGTCCTCACCCCGGCGATGGGCGTACCCGCCACGTACTACGCGCGGTTCGGCGCGCAGCTCGCCCGGCACGGACTCGCCGTCGTCGTCAACGAACTGCGCGGGCAGGGCGCGAGCCGCCCCCGCTCCGGCCGCCGCACCCGGCACGGGTACCAGCAGCTCGTCGCGCACGACGTACCGGCCCTGGTCGCCGCCACCCGCGCGCACTTCGGGCCCGAACTGCCGCTCTACCTGCTCGGCCACAGCCTCGGTGGCCAGATCTCGCTGCTCTACGCCGCCCGCGCGCACGCCAAGGCCCCGGTGAACGGGCTGGTCCTGGTGGCCTCCGGCACCGCCCACTTCCGCGCCTTCCCGAAGGTGCAGCGCGCCGGGGTACTCGCGTTCTCACAGATCGCCGCCGCCTTCTCCCAGCTCTGGGGCTACTGGCCCGGCCACCGGCTCGGCTTCGGCGGCCGCCAGCCCGCCCCGCTCATGCGGGACTGGGCACGGCTCGCCCGTACCGGCCGGTTCCGGCCGGACGGCGCGGACGTCGACTACGAGGCACTGCTGCGCGAGACCCGGCTGCCGGTGCTCGCGGTCTCCGTCTCGGGCGATACGCAGTACTCGCCGCGCAGCGCCGTCGACGGCCTGGTCGGCAAACTCCCCGAGGGCGTGGCCACCCGGCTGCACTGGCGCCCCTCGGACGGCTCCCGCCCCGGCCACCTGCGCTGGCCGCGCGCCGCCGCCGAACTCGCGGACCGGATCGCCGAGTGGACGGCCGACCTGCGGGCGGTCCGGCCCAGGCCGGGCACGGGCACGGGCGCGGGCGCGGGCGCGGGCACGGGCACGGGCACGGAGGGTCAGGGCACCGGGAGCGGCACCGAATCCGGCTCGGGCAGTGAGGGTTCGCGGGCGCTGGACGGCTGA
- a CDS encoding CHAT domain-containing protein, with amino-acid sequence MSAARPPDVTVRVLTTGEATQLEFTARRAGVVPVRATLLGGDALVRVRHELDSGLTRLKDELTSFSVEDKDLDRVFRTLHGLGRTLLFLLFGAQQAVLRQVQQFWNDALPLGMNPELPPPLVECVGSKDSFLPLEFLPLFRMFPGPTVETRADFAAACRTLVGFSCVVRRAMLPFPVPGGQALCTGPEGRVPARYLYYEHLDGAVEELDWFAGKASAHVDLEGPYPDGGEDAPGLAEQIFDPRLLLDGSLRQLPDQIQHFACHCYTRSEDALTAEIELSGGGRHSRTTLGDLGADLVALGTSRDLRDFDLPLVVMNACGSGRMRAPGAPSFPYLFLMNGNRGFVGTETEIPDDVAAAFSRALYEGFLIRRIPLGRALLDARRHLLHTLRNPLGLAYAAYADPALHVRPTPEERPHAAAHAQP; translated from the coding sequence GTGAGCGCGGCCCGGCCGCCGGACGTCACCGTACGCGTACTGACCACCGGCGAGGCGACCCAGCTGGAGTTCACCGCCCGCCGCGCCGGAGTCGTACCGGTGCGGGCCACGCTGCTCGGCGGCGACGCGCTGGTCAGGGTCCGGCACGAGCTCGACTCGGGACTCACCCGGCTCAAGGACGAACTCACCTCGTTCAGCGTCGAGGACAAGGACCTGGACCGCGTCTTCCGTACGCTGCACGGACTCGGCCGCACCCTGCTGTTCCTCCTGTTCGGCGCGCAGCAGGCGGTGCTGCGCCAGGTGCAGCAGTTCTGGAACGACGCCCTGCCGCTCGGGATGAACCCCGAACTGCCGCCGCCGCTCGTGGAGTGCGTGGGCTCCAAGGACAGCTTTCTGCCGCTGGAGTTCCTGCCGCTGTTCCGGATGTTCCCCGGGCCCACCGTCGAGACCCGCGCGGACTTCGCCGCCGCCTGCCGCACCCTGGTCGGCTTCTCCTGTGTGGTGCGCCGCGCCATGCTGCCCTTCCCGGTGCCGGGCGGGCAGGCGCTGTGCACCGGGCCCGAGGGCCGCGTCCCCGCCCGCTACCTCTACTACGAGCACCTCGACGGCGCCGTCGAGGAACTGGACTGGTTCGCCGGGAAGGCGAGCGCCCACGTCGACCTGGAGGGCCCCTACCCGGACGGCGGGGAAGACGCGCCGGGCCTGGCCGAGCAGATCTTCGACCCCCGGCTGCTCCTGGACGGATCGCTGCGTCAACTGCCGGACCAGATCCAGCACTTCGCCTGCCACTGCTACACCCGCTCCGAGGACGCGCTGACCGCCGAGATCGAACTCAGCGGCGGCGGCCGGCACTCCCGGACCACCCTCGGCGACCTCGGCGCGGACCTGGTCGCCCTCGGCACCAGCCGGGACCTGCGCGACTTCGACCTGCCGCTGGTCGTGATGAACGCCTGCGGCTCCGGCCGGATGCGCGCTCCGGGCGCGCCCTCGTTCCCGTACCTGTTCCTGATGAACGGCAACCGCGGGTTCGTCGGCACCGAGACCGAGATCCCCGACGACGTGGCGGCCGCCTTCTCCCGGGCGCTGTACGAGGGATTCCTGATCCGCCGGATTCCGCTCGGCCGCGCACTCCTGGACGCCCGGCGGCACCTCCTGCACACCCTGCGCAATCCGCTCGGCCTCGCCTACGCCGCGTACGCCGATCCCGCACTGCACGTCCGGCCGACCCCCGAGGAGAGACCCCATGCCGCAGCCCACGCCCAGCCCTGA